A stretch of the Glycine soja cultivar W05 chromosome 13, ASM419377v2, whole genome shotgun sequence genome encodes the following:
- the LOC114381028 gene encoding endoplasmic reticulum-Golgi intermediate compartment protein 3-like, giving the protein MESIISKLRNLDAYPKINEDFYSRTLSGGVITLASSILMLLLFYSELRLYLHAVTETKLVVDTSRAETLRINFDVTFPALPCSILSLDAMDISGEQHLDVKHDIIKKRLDSRGNVIETRQEGIGAPKIEKPLQRHGGRLEHNETYCGSCYGSEVSDDDCCNSCEDVREAYRKKGWALSNPDLIDQCKREGFLQRIKDEEGEGCNVYGFLEVNKVAGNFHFAPGKSFQQSGVHVHDLLAFQKDSFNLSHHINRLTFGEYFPGVVNPLDNVHWTQETPSGMYQYFIKVVPTVYTDVSGHTIQSNQFSVTEHFRTGDMGRLQSLPGVFFFYDLSPIKVTFTEENVSFLHFLTNVCAIVGGIFTVSGILDSFIYHGQRAIKKKMELGKFN; this is encoded by the exons ATGGAGAGCATAATAAGCAAGCTCCGCAACCTAGACGCCTACCCTAAAATCAACGAGGATTTCTACAGCCGCACGCTCTCCGGCGGTGTCATCACTCTCGCTTCCTCCATTCTCATGCTCTTGCTCTTCTACTCCGAGCTCC GGTTGTATCTTCACGCTGTCACCGAGACCAAGCTTGTCGTCGACACTTCCAGAGCCGAAACGCTGCGTATCAAT TTTGATGTTACGTTTCCTGCGCTTCCATGTTCCATACTCAGTCTTGATGCCATGGACATCAGCGGAGAGCAGCATCTAGATGTT AAACacgatataatcaagaagagatTAGACTCTCGTGGCAATGTGATAGAAACAAGGCAAGAAGGAATTGGTGCTCCCaag ATTGAAAAGCCATTGCAGAGGCATGGAGGCAGGCTCGAGCACAATGAGACTTATTGTGGTTCCTGTTATGGTTCTGAAGTG TCAGATGATGATTGTTGTAATTCCTGTGAGGATGTTCGTGAAGCATACCGTAAGAAAGGTTGGGCACTTTCAAATCCTGATTTAATTGACCAG TGCAAAAGAGAAGGATTCTTACAAAGAATCAAGGATGAAGAAGGTGAAGGATGCAATGTGTATGGTTTCTTGGAAGTAAATAAGGTTGCAGGGAATTTTCATTTTGCACCTGGGAAAAGCTTTCAGCAATCTGGTGTACATGTACATGACCTGCTGGCTTTTCAAAAGGATTCTTTTAAT TTAAGTCACCACATCAACAGATTAACTTTCGGAGAGTATTTCCCTGGTGTTGTTAATCCTCTTGACAA CGTGCATTGGACACAAGAAACACCAAGTGGGATGTACCAGTATTTTATTAAG gttGTGCCTACAGTATACACTGATGTGAGTGGGCATACTATCCAGTCAAACCAG TTCTCTGTGACAGAACACTTCAGGACTGGAGACATGGGCCGTCTGCAGTCCCTTCccggagttttctttttctatgaCCTCTCTCCAATTAAG GTTACTTTTACGGAAGAAAATGTCTCATTCTTACATTTTCTTACTAATGTTTGTGCCATAGTTGGAG GTATTTTCACCGTTTCTGGAATACTAGATTCATTCATCTATCACGGTCAAAGGGCTATCAAGAAGAAGATGGAACTTGGTAAATTTAACTGA
- the LOC114382245 gene encoding ethylene-responsive transcription factor RAP2-4-like yields MAATMNFYNETSQQVQSDPFRGELMEVLEPFMKTCPSSTPSILSSDSPSPSSYSPLLPPHPSFSTYTPSAYLFQNQQPLIGFEQQPSSLLGLNHLSTSQISQIQAQAQAQNSLSLNFLGPKPVPMKHVGGPAKPTKLYRGVRQRHWGKWVAEIRLPKNRTRLWLGTFDTAEEAALAYDKAAYRLRGDLARLNFPNLKGSCPGEEYKPMQAAVDAKLDAICANLAEMQKQGKNEKGARSGKKSKQGPNLEAKPEPEASGSGAAALSPESEGSADSSALSDLTFDVTEPQWEDASAHFNLQKFPSYEIDWDSL; encoded by the coding sequence atggCAGCTACGATGAATTTCTACAACGAAACATCACAACAAGTTCAGTCAGATCCATTCAGAGGAGAGCTCATGGAAGTTCTAgaaccttttatgaaaacttgtCCTTCCTCAACTCCCTCTATTCTCTCCTCAGATTCACCATCACCTTCCTCTTACTCTCCTTTACTACCTCCACACCCCAGTTTCTCCACATACACCCCCTCTGCCTACTTATTCCAAAACCAACAACCCTTAATAGGCTTTGAGCAACAACCAAGTTCCCTTCTCGGGCTCAACCACCTAAGCACGTCTCAGATTTCCCAGatccaagcccaagcccaagccCAGAACTCGCTCTCTCTTAATTTCTTGGGCCCGAAGCCCGTTCCTATGAAGCACGTTGGTGGGCCGGCGAAGCCCACGAAGCTGTACCGGGGCGTGAGGCAGAGGCATTGGGGGAAGTGGGTGGCGGAGATAAGGCTACCGAAGAACCGAACCAGGCTTTGGCTCGGAACCTTCGACACAGCCGAGGAAGCCGCTTTGGCTTACGACAAAGCCGCGTACAGGCTCCGAGGCGACTTGGCGAGGCTGAACTTCCCGAACCTGAAAGGCTCGTGCCCCGGCGAGGAGTACAAGCCTATGCAGGCTGCGGTGGACGCTAAGCTCGACGCAATCTGCGCGAACTTGGCGGAAATGCAGAAGCAAGGGAAGAACGAGAAGGGTGCCAGGTCGGGGAAGAAGTCGAAGCAAGGTCCGAACCTGGAGGCGAAGCCCGAACCTGAAGCTTCGGGTTCCGGTGCTGCTGCTCTGTCTCCTGAAAGTGAGGGTTCTGCGGATTCTTCTGCTTTGTCTGATCTTACCTTTGATGTAACCGAGCCGCAATGGGAGGATGCTTCAGCACATTTTAATTTGCAAAAGTTTCCTTCTTATGAGATCGATTGGGATTCTCTCTGA